The following are encoded together in the Arvicanthis niloticus isolate mArvNil1 chromosome 9, mArvNil1.pat.X, whole genome shotgun sequence genome:
- the Dppa3 gene encoding developmental pluripotency-associated protein 3, with protein MEEPSEKVDPVEDPETPQIKDEEDSSCDSEVLEPETLVKVMKKLNLNPSAKGPARRRRRRLRHLIESRPVENKSEQILREVQSAFPKRRVRTLLSVLQNPIAKMKRFARIEQRQKRLEGNEYKGSSEPFRCLCTFCHYQGWDPSENAKIGKN; from the exons ATGGAGGAGCCATCAGAGAAAGTCGACccagttgaagacccagaaactcCTCAGATAAAAGATGAAGAGGACTCGTCCTGTGATTCAG AAGTCCTAGAACCAGAAACACTAGTAAAGGTCATGAAAAAGCTAAACCTCAATCCCAGTGCCAAGGGGCCAGCCCGTCGTCGTCGTCGCAGGCTCCGTCACCTGATTGAGAGCAGACCTGTGGAGAACAAAAGTGAACAAATCTTGAGGGAGGTTCAAAGCGCCTTTCCCAAGAGAAGGGTCCGCACATTGCTGTCCGTGCTACAAAATCCTATAGCAAAGATGAAGAGATTTGCTCGG aTTGAGCAAAGACAAAAAAGGCTTGAAGGCAATGAG TACAAAGGGAGCAGTGAGCCATTCAGATGTCTCTGCACTTTCTGCCACTACCAAGGATGGGAT